The sequence below is a genomic window from Fibrobacter sp..
CTATCCTTCTTGGGGAACATGTTCTGGTAGATTACTGCACGGCGCTTGGCCATAAACTGGCTTTCCCGCATGTTCGGGTGGTGCTTGGCCGGAGCAGCAAGCATCGCCGCCATGTTGATGGCCTGGTCTACACTGAGCTTGGAACAGCTCTTTCTGTAGTAGGCCTGGCAGGCGGCCTGACAGCCAAAGATGTCCTTGCCCCACTGGGCGTAGTTCAAATACAATTCCAAAATTCGATCCTTACCTAGTTCATGTTCCATCAGGAGCGCATAGGCCAGTTCCTTGAACTTTCTGTTGAAGGAACGTTCTCCACTCAGGAAAAGGTTCTTGGCCAACTGCTGGGTAATGGTAGAACCGCCGAACTTGGTCTTGCCGGCCACCTGGTTTGCATCCAGCGCTTCGGCAATAGCTCGAATATCAAAGCCCGGGTGGAAATAGAATCCGGCATCCTCACTGGCTATGACGGCCTTACGCAGATAGGGGCTTATGGAATCCAAAGGTACGTAGACATGCTTGATCTGGATACCGGGGTTGGAATCCTGCAGGGCCTCCATGTACTTACTCATTTCAGGCTGGTCGTCCTTAAGCTGTTCCACCCCATCGTAGATGTTGTAGCCATAGATAAAGGCCTTGTACAGGACAACGGATGCCGCAATAGTGAACACAGCGGAATAGATAATGGCAATGAGAAGCACCTGACGGATAATAAGGTTGATAATCCTGTATATCCACTTAACCGTTTTCGCAAACCAAGTCGTAGGGAACCACTTAACGAAACGGAGCAGGCCGTCCTTGATTTTTCGGATCTTTTCCATTTACTTTTTACCCCCGAACCAGTCGTTGATGTCCTGCCCTTCTTTCATGGCTGTGGGCAGGTTTTCCATTCCTTCACCAAGAATAACATTTCTAATGCCAGCCTGTGTGAACAAATTGCCAATATAGTCCATTCCTGCACGTCCGGCATCGTCGTGGTCAAGGCAAAGAACCACATTTTTATTCTTGAACAATTCCAGCCAATGGGGCTTAAAGTTCCTAACGCCCGGAATACCGACAGCGTTTATGTTCTGCCCTAAAAAGGTCAGCGTATCGATGCAGCCTTCGCACAAATAAACCCATCCAGGTTTCTGGTCGAGTGCAGACATATTGTAAGGATAGGGAACAGTTCCCCGCAAAAGAAGTTCCTTCGGTTGCACCGTACTGTCTATGGCTCGGGCCTGAAAATAAAAGCAGTGATGCTCCTTATCAAGGTAAGGGAAAAACAGCGGATGCTTGTAGTAACGCAGGTTGCCCTTATCATTAAACAACCCCACGTACTGCAGAATTTCCATGCTGTAGTCAGCCTTTAGGCTCTTGTTTACCGCATCGTAATTCGTAATGGTCCGCAACAGCATGCGATCCCATACCGGCTTGAAAATTTTACGACGGGCAAGCCAGGCTGCAGCGGGAGTATTATCCACCGGAGAAAGCCGTTTCAAGAAAGACAGAATGACCTTACGTCGTTCGTCCTCGGGAATCAACTCCTTCGGCGGCTCAGGATGAACAACTTCTGGCGGGGGCTGAACAACCTTGTTTGCCGTTACCGAAGGCTTTGCGCCCGAAGTTACCACAGGCCTTTTCGCTCCCTCGGGAACAAGGAAAGGATACTGCATCATCAGCCAATCCAAGGCCTCGGTAAACGAGCAATCCTTTAAAAGCTGGACAAGGGAAATAACATCACCGCGAACATCGTCGCAAACCCAACAGCGAAAAGAGCCTCGTTCCTCAGATACGGAAACAGACGGAGTTCGATCCCCATGAACATGACGCTGAGGAAAGAAACAGCGGCACTTGCCACGGACGACATCAACGCCCAATGACTGGGCAACAGCCGTAATGGAAATAGCCGACTTAAATTGTTTAAGTTCCTCGTTAGTCATCTTAAGTAGAAAACATAAAAAACAAAACTATATTTGTGGCATGAATGTTATAGCAAACGAGCCCATGAGCGCCCACACTTCATTCAAGGTGGGTGGACCAGCCAAGTACTACGTAAAAGCGGAATCCATCGACGATGTGAAGGAAGCCATTGGCTTTGCTAAGGGCAAGGAACTTCCCTATTTCATTCTCGGCAACGGAACAAACCTACTGGTTTCGGACCAGGGCTACGACGGTGTCATTATCACCTTGGGAAAATTCTTTTCCGATACCCAGGACTTGGGTGACGGAAAACTGAAGGTGGGCGCAGGAGCATCTCTCGGAGGATTCGCCCGCAAGACCATCAAGATGGGACTAAACGGAATCCACAAGCTGGCTGGCGTCCCGGGAAGCCTAGGCGGCGCAATCTACATGAACGCAGGAGCCTACGGTCAAGAAATCTGTCAAACCTGCGTAGAGGTTGAGAGCCTTTGCGCCGACGGCAGCATTCGCGTAAGAAATGTTGCAGAATGCGGTTTTAGCTACCGTCACAGCCTTTTCCAGGAATTGAACGCAAAGCAAGGAACCTCAGAGATTATCTTGTCTGCAACATTCCAATTAACGACATCCGAAATTTCCGGCAAGGATAGTTACACACTGGAAACTGAAATGCAGGAATGCATGGCCAAGCGCAAGGCAAGCCAGCCGCTGAACATGCCCAACGCAGGTTCCACCTTCAAGCGTCTTGACGTTGGCGCAGAAGGAATGCCTCAGCAAATCGCCCCGGGCTATTACATTGAGCAATCCGGCCTGAAAGGGTATCGCATCGGTGGTGCAGAAGTCAGCACCCTTCACGCGAACTTCCTTGTAAACGCAGGGGGCGCTACCGCAAGCGATATCAAGAGCCTTAGCGAGTACGTACAAAAAACTGTAGCTGAAAGATTTGGTATTCAGCTACAGCGCGAAATTATTCTTCTCGGAAAATTCTAGGCCTATTCGTCTTCGTCATCCTTGACCGGAGCAATATCCGGCAAGGGATCAAACTTATTTAACAGCCTGCAAATTAGGGCGTAAACTGTTGCGCCTACAAGGCCGCCCACTGTATCAGCGACAAGATCCAGGGCACTGCTGTCACGACCTTCGACAAAGCTCTGGTGGAATTCATCCGTGCAGCCATAAGCCAGCGTAAGCACAACCACAATCAAGACTCGCAACCAGACTTTCTTGAGCCAGGTATTGCGAACCCACCAGAGGGAAATACATCCCGCCAAGGTGGCGTACTCGCAGCAATGTGCCAGCTTATCCCATACATGAGGAAAATCCTTCAGGTCTTCGCTGGTCATGGAAGAAATCTTGAAGATAATTGCCATGCAGAGCACAGCGGGAATCACACGGAAGAACGGATACTTTCTAAACAGGGATTCAAACATAGTGGATGAAGAGTGAAGAGTGAAATGTGAACAGCGAAAAGTTAAAAAATATTTTTTCT
It includes:
- the mtgA gene encoding monofunctional biosynthetic peptidoglycan transglycosylase; amino-acid sequence: MEKIRKIKDGLLRFVKWFPTTWFAKTVKWIYRIINLIIRQVLLIAIIYSAVFTIAASVVLYKAFIYGYNIYDGVEQLKDDQPEMSKYMEALQDSNPGIQIKHVYVPLDSISPYLRKAVIASEDAGFYFHPGFDIRAIAEALDANQVAGKTKFGGSTITQQLAKNLFLSGERSFNRKFKELAYALLMEHELGKDRILELYLNYAQWGKDIFGCQAACQAYYRKSCSKLSVDQAINMAAMLAAPAKHHPNMRESQFMAKRRAVIYQNMFPKKDSVLVDSLRQLMAPPASSASQTAP
- a CDS encoding CHC2 zinc finger domain-containing protein, coding for MTNEELKQFKSAISITAVAQSLGVDVVRGKCRCFFPQRHVHGDRTPSVSVSEERGSFRCWVCDDVRGDVISLVQLLKDCSFTEALDWLMMQYPFLVPEGAKRPVVTSGAKPSVTANKVVQPPPEVVHPEPPKELIPEDERRKVILSFLKRLSPVDNTPAAAWLARRKIFKPVWDRMLLRTITNYDAVNKSLKADYSMEILQYVGLFNDKGNLRYYKHPLFFPYLDKEHHCFYFQARAIDSTVQPKELLLRGTVPYPYNMSALDQKPGWVYLCEGCIDTLTFLGQNINAVGIPGVRNFKPHWLELFKNKNVVLCLDHDDAGRAGMDYIGNLFTQAGIRNVILGEGMENLPTAMKEGQDINDWFGGKK
- the murB gene encoding UDP-N-acetylmuramate dehydrogenase; this translates as MNVIANEPMSAHTSFKVGGPAKYYVKAESIDDVKEAIGFAKGKELPYFILGNGTNLLVSDQGYDGVIITLGKFFSDTQDLGDGKLKVGAGASLGGFARKTIKMGLNGIHKLAGVPGSLGGAIYMNAGAYGQEICQTCVEVESLCADGSIRVRNVAECGFSYRHSLFQELNAKQGTSEIILSATFQLTTSEISGKDSYTLETEMQECMAKRKASQPLNMPNAGSTFKRLDVGAEGMPQQIAPGYYIEQSGLKGYRIGGAEVSTLHANFLVNAGGATASDIKSLSEYVQKTVAERFGIQLQREIILLGKF
- a CDS encoding VanZ family protein; this translates as MFESLFRKYPFFRVIPAVLCMAIIFKISSMTSEDLKDFPHVWDKLAHCCEYATLAGCISLWWVRNTWLKKVWLRVLIVVVLTLAYGCTDEFHQSFVEGRDSSALDLVADTVGGLVGATVYALICRLLNKFDPLPDIAPVKDDEDE